The following are from one region of the Ornithorhynchus anatinus isolate Pmale09 chromosome X1, mOrnAna1.pri.v4, whole genome shotgun sequence genome:
- the MCOLN1 gene encoding mucolipin-1 yields the protein MAAPKGRRGSETERLLTPAPAPGYGSWDRGDPPGPLPPSSLPEEEDLRRRLKYFFMSPCDKFRAKGRKPFKLVLQIGKILIVTVQLILFGLSNQMVVTFKEENTIAFKHLFLKDYADGADDSYAVYTQDDFYQYIFYAVEQYLKIPEVTLGRYAYVPGGGGPGSNGSALALCQQYYRHGHIDPANDTFNIDPLVISDCIGVDPMERIPPRPDEEALPPPLLTLDSSYRNLTLKFHKLINVTIRFQLKAINIQTIINNEIPDCYTFTILITFDNKAHSGRVCIGLETRAHIQECKDPRVSGWGDNNFRLFFDVVVILTCALSFLLCARSLLRGFLLQNEFSQFLWRRRGVAVSLWERLEFVNGWYILLVASDVLTLSGTVMKIGIEAKNLASYDVCSILLGTSTLLVWVGVIRYLTFFQKYNVLIATLRIALPNVMRFCCCVAVIYLGYCFCGWIVLGPYHVKFRSLSMVSECLFSLINGDDMFVTFAAMQAQQQQQQHSWLVWLFSQVYLYSFISLFIYMVLSLFIALITGSYETIKHQCEGEAQVSQLQAYIAQCQDSPTSGKFRRGSGSACSLLCCCTRDPLEENSLLVN from the exons ATGGCAGCCCCCAAGGGGCGGCGCGGCTCAG AGACTGAGCGGCTgctgaccccggccccggccccgggctacGGGTCGTGGGACAGGGGGGATCCTCCAGGCCCACTACCACCTTCCTCGCTGCCCGAGGAGGAGGACCTGCGCCGGCGGCTCAAATATTTCTTCATGAGCCCCTGCGACAAGTTCCGAGCCAAGGGCCGCAAGCCCTTCAAGCTGGTGCTGCAAATCGGCAAGATCCTTATAGTTACCGTTcag CTCATCCTGTTTGGCCTCAGCAACCAGATGGTGGTGACTTTCAAAGAGGAAAACACCATCGCCTTTAAGCACCTCTTCTTGAAGGACTATGCTGACGGGGCCGATGACTCCTATGCCGTCTACACGCAAGACGATTTCTACCAGTATATCTTCTATGCCGTCGAGCAG tACTTGAAGATCCCCGAGGTGACCCTTGGGCGCTATGCCTATGTACCTGGAGGGGGTGGGCCTGGAAGCAATGGCTCAGCCCTGGCGCTGTGCCAGCAGTACTACCGCCACGGCCACATCGACCCGGCCAACGACACCTTCAACATCGACCCGTTGGTCATCTCCG ACTGCATCGGGGTGGACCCCATGGAGCGAATCCCGCCCCGCCCGGACGAGGAGGCTCTGCCTCCCCCGCTGCTCACACTGGACAGCAGCTACAGGAACCTCACCCTCAAGTTCCACAA GCTGATCAACGTCACCATCCGCTTCCAACTCAAGGCCATCAACATCCAGACGATCATCAACAATGAGATCCCAGACTGTTACACCTTCACCATCCTG atCACCTTTGACAACAAAGCCCACAGTGGACGGGTGTGCATCGGGCTGGAGACCAGGGCCCACATCCAGGAGTGTAAAGACCCCAGGGTGTCTGGCTGGG GGGACAACAACTTCCGCCTGTTCTTTGACGTGGTGGTGATCCTGACCTGTGccctctctttcttgctgtgtgCCCGCTCCCTGCTGCGAGGGTTCCTGCTGCAGAAT GAGTTCTCCCAATTCCTTTGGCGGCGCCGGGGCGTGGCAGTGAGTCTATGGGAGCGGCTGGAGTTTGTGAATGGCTGGTACATCCTGCTGGTGGCCAGTGATGTGCTCACCCTCTCGGGCACCGTGATGAAGATTGGCATCGAGGCCAAG AATCTGGCCAGTTACGACGTCTGCAGCATCTTGCTGGGAACCTCCACTCTGCTGGTCTGGGTCGGCGTCATCCGCTACCTCACCTTCTTCCAGAAATACAAC gttCTCATCGCCACACTCCGGATTGCCCTGCCAAACGTCATGCGGTTCTGTTGCTGTGTGGCCGTCATCTACCTGGGCTATTGTTTCTGTGGCTGGATTGTACTGGGACCGTACCATGTCAAG TTCCGCTCACTGTCCATGGTATCcgagtgcctcttctccctcatcaATGGAGATGACATGTTTGTGACTTTTGCGGCCATGCAAGCccaacaacagcagcaacagcacaGTTGGCTGGTTTGGCTCTTCTCCCAGGTCTACCTGTATTCTTTCATCAGCCTCTTCATCTACATGGTGCTCAGCCTCTTCATCGCCCTCATCACTGGCTCCTATGAGACTATCAAG cacCAGTGTGAGGGGGAGGCCCAGGTGAGCCAGCTCCAGGCTTACATTGCCCAGTGCCAAGACAGTCCCACCTCGGGCAAGTTCCGCCGGGGCAGCGGCTCGGCCTGCAGTCTGCTCTGCTGCTGCACCAG ggATCCTCTGGAGGAGAACTCACTGCTGGTGAACTGA
- the ZNF358 gene encoding zinc finger protein 358 — MDQEEEPWGPAPDPATSEEGDTLGAPPGVGLASESPAAAPEPAGAPEPPARHDSDDPTRPFRCPDCGRTFRRSSGLSQHRRTHSGEKPYRCPECGKSFSHGATLSQHRGIHTGEKPYQCGTCGKAFGWRSTLLKHRSSHTGLKPHSCPHCGKAFSHGSLLAQHLRTHGDERPHKCGACGKGFGQGSGLLKHLRTHTGERPYPCPQCGKAFGQSSALLQHQRTHTAERPYRCPHCSKAFGQSSNLQHHLRTHTGERPYACPHCTKAFGQSSALLQHLHVHSGERPYRCHLCGKGFGQASSLTKHRRTHEGAAARAAADGGEGPPVEGAEQQQEEEGRQRELEGAG; from the exons ATGGACCAAGAAGAGGAACCCTGGGGCCCGGCCCCTGATCCCGCCACCTCTGAGGAAGGGGATACCCTGGGAGCTCCCCCtg GTGTCGGGCTCGCCTCCGAGAGCCCCGCAGCGGCCCCGGAGCCGGCTGGGGCCCCGGAGCCACCTGCTCGCCACGACTCCGATGACCCGACCCGGCCCTTCCGCTGCCCAGACTGCGGGCGCACCTTCCGCCGCAGCTCGGGGCTGAGCCAGCACCGGCGCACGCACAGCGGTGAGAAGCCGTACCGCTGTCCGGAGTGTGGCAAGAGCTTcagccacggagccacgctgagcCAGCACCGGGGCATCCACACGGGTGAGAAGCCCTACCAGTGTGGCACGTGCGGCAAGGCCTTCGGCTGGCGCTCGACCCTGCTCAAGCACCGCAGCAGCCACACTGGGCTCAAGCCCCATTCCTGCCCCCACTGTGGCAAGGCGTTCAGCCACGGCTCTCTGCTGGCCCAGCACTTGCGCACCCATGGGGACGAGCGGCCCCACAAGTGCGGTGCCTGTGGGAAGGGGTTCGGCCAGGGCTCGGGGCTGCTCAAGCACCTCCGCACCCACACCGGCGAGCGCCCCTACCCCTGTCCGCAGTGCGGCAAGGCCTTCGGCCAGAGCTCGGCCCTGCTCCAGCACCAGAGGACCCATACGGCCGAGCGCCCCTACCGCTGCCCACACTGCTCCAAGGCCTTTGGCCAGAGCTCCAACCTGCAGCACCACCTCCGCACCCACACTGGGGAGCGGCCCTACGCCTGCCCGCACTGCACCAAGGCCTTCGGGCAGAGTTCCGCCCTGCTCCAGCACCTCCACGTGCACTCGGGTGAGCGCCCCTACCGCTGCCACCTCTGCGGCAAGGGCTTCGGCCAAGCCTCCAGCCTCACCAAGCACCGGCGCACCCACGAAGGGGCAGCTGCCCGGGCGGCAGCcgatggaggggaggggccgcccgTGGAGGgggctgagcagcagcaggaggaggaggggagacagagagaattgGAAGGAGCCgggtga